A stretch of the Lolium perenne isolate Kyuss_39 chromosome 3, Kyuss_2.0, whole genome shotgun sequence genome encodes the following:
- the LOC127339411 gene encoding aspartic proteinase CDR1-like: protein MCRALLLFAVALTVQVCGCMAYVGLADGFSVEIIHRDSVKSPYHDPALTAHERVLAAVRRSTARAAALARSYVGGEGAVSEVVSRPFEYLMAVNVGTPPTRILAIADTGSDLVWFKCKPPTAATGAAAPSAVFDPSSSSTFGRVGCNSSACHALSRTSCDASSNCQYLLSYGDGSQTSGLLSTETFTFESIPGGCYGCRDNPNVLVPNVNFGCSTSTNGTLVVDAIVGLGAGNNSLINQLGADTSLGRRFSYCLVPYTMKNASSALNFGARATVTEPGAATTALVRSDFEAYYTVELESVRIGNASFQHLSRVIVDSGTPLTFLDKELLDPMVKELTKRIGLPTVQPPEKLLQLCYDVRGVLSRYLFNKNVPNVTLQLAVFGVAVTLKAENTFVEAQEGIMCLAMAPVTEDRPRSILGNLAQQNMHVGYDLDKGRITFAPADCASSYNSPPVHG, encoded by the coding sequence ATGTGTCGCGCTCTCCTGCTCTTTGCTGTCGCCCTGACAGTGCAAGTGTGCGGATGCATGGCGTACGTCGGTTTGGCCGACGGGTTTAGCGTCGAGATCATCCACCGGGACTCTGTCAAGTCTCCTTACCACGACCCAGCGCTCACCGCGCACGAGCGCGTGCTCGCTGCCGTCCGGCGGTCCACGGCACGCGCCGCGGCTCTTGCGCGCTCCTACGTCGGCGGCGAAGGCGCTGTGTCCGAGGTCGTGTCGAGGCCATTCGAGTACCTAATGGCCGTCAACGTCGGCACGCCACCTACCCGGATactcgccatcgccgacaccggcAGCGACCTCGTCTGGTTCAAATGCAAACCTCCGACAGCAGCCACCGGGGCTGCGGCGCCGAGCGCCGTGTTCGACCCGTCCTCCTCGTCGACGTTCGGCCGCGTGGGCTGCAACTCCAGCGCTTGCCACGCGCTCTCCAGAACCTCCTGCGACGCCAGCTCCAACTGCCAGTACCTCCTGTCCTACGGCGACGGTTCCCAGACGAGTGGCCTCCTCTCCACCGAGACTTTCACCTTCGAAAGCATTCCCGGCGGCTGCTATGGGTGCCGCGACAATCCGAACGTGCTAGTGCCGAATGTCAACTTCGGATGCTCCACGTCAACGAACGGCACGTTGGTCGTCGACGCAATCGTCGGACTCGGCGCCGGAAACAACTCCCTCATCAACCAGCTCGGCGCCGATACCTCCCTAGGCCGCAGGTTCTCCTACTGCTTAGTCCCCTACACCATGAAGAACGCCTCCTCAGCGCTCAACTTTGGAGCCCGCGCCACCGTGACAGAGCCGGGCGCTGCCACCACGGCGCTAGTCCGCTCCGATTTTGAAGCCTACTACACAGTCGAGCTCGAGTCCGTCAGGATCGGGAACGCCTCCTTCCAGCACCTTTCCCGCGTCATCGTCGATTCCGGAACGCCGCTGACGTTCCTCGACAAGGAGCTTCTGGACCCCATGGTGAAGGAGCTCACCAAGCGGATCGGTCTGCCAACGGTGCAACCGCCGGAGAAGCTGCTGCAGCTTTGCTACGACGTGAGGGGGGTTTTGAGCCGGTATTTGTTCAACAAGAACGTCCCGAACGTGACGCTGCAGCTTGCTGTCTTCGGCGTGGCAGTGACGCTGAAGGCTGAGAACACATTCGTGGAGGCGCAGGAGGGGATCATGTGCTTGGCGATGGCGCCGGTGACGGAGGACCGTCCGCGGTCCATCCTCGGGAACCTTGCGCAGCAGAACATGCACGTCGGCTACGACCTCGACAAGGGCAGGATCACCTTCGCCCCTGCTGACTGCGCCAGCTCCTACAACTCCCCACCCGTGCATGGTTga